TGCGTCGGTATATACGTCTCTTTCAACATCATCCGCCCGGCTAATTAACTGTTTGTTAGTTacggagtactttttttttacctacATGCATACACTTATCTGGATTGATCGGTACATAAAGACACGTGTAtttcttccgtccaacaaaagatgtctcctGCGGGGAAaaacaggcgttgccggagGCCCGAAACCTCCGTCGAAAGCCTATTTGCCTCCGTCAAAGCCTTTGCTTTTTCTCGGAGCCGTCGGCAATAAAAAAGCACTGACGGCTTACGTTAAGACAGCTTTGCCTGAGGCTATACTAAACGCTCGGCAAAGAAAatcagagaaataaaaaagataaatatCCCACGCCACCCGCCGCTGCACCTCGCCAGCCGCTTCAccccgccgcgcgctgcccccaGCTGCATCTCGCGGCCGCTGCACTCCGCCGCGTGCCGCCCCTGGCTGCATCTCGCCGCTCGCCGCTGCAGCCCGCCGCTGCTCCCGGCCGGCCTCAACGCCGCGCTGCTGTCGCCCCGTGCgcatctgctgctgccgcccccAAGCTCCGATGCTTCTGCTCGCCCCGCCCGCCTGCCGCCGGTCTGCAACacgatagagagagagagagggagagctGCGCGCTGCTGCCGCTCGCCCCACGCCGCCACGCGCTTGccggagggagaggaggagaggccggGCTGTTGCCTGCCTGATGCTGAAGACATATGAGGAAGGGAAGGGCTCAccggcagggggctgctgcctgcctgctgctgctgcagcatctggagagaggagggaggagaggagagagcagcatctggagagaggagaggggattCGATTTGGGTTGGGTTGCAGGAAGGAGAGCCCGTCCTCTGtgcgggagggaggagagacaGATGAGGAAGAGAAGGGATAAGAAGAGACGGAGGGCAGGGATAAGAAGAGACGAGCGAACAGCAGCCTGCCACGTCGTCAATCCGCGCCGCGTTCATCCGGATCGGTGACGTGGCAAAgttttctttgccggcggccaggccTACAACAAAGATATTCTATTTTAATTTCGTGTATTGAcctttgtctttttttttcttttttctttttctttggcgTGTGCACGTTTGATAACGTTTGTCctattttaattttgtgtatTGACCTGAAATTTTTATGACAAGCTTATATAGCCATAACGTAGCACCATACCAAAAATTGTgaatttttgacaaaattttagtattatttcatttttccctattaaacggctctaaaaaataataaataaatatttttacataaaatttatgattttaattcatattGCTCGTCATCAATGCTAAATGAAAGTACAGTAAAAATTTCAACTCAAAAAGTGGTGGTtacatcaaaatttgaaactagagagaaaaatgatacaaaagaaaaaaatattgaaaacatctttgccggaggccggcctccggcaaagaagctCGTCCGTTTTCTCATCGTTAGGCAGTGGTCAAGTCCACGTGGGCCACCCTTCTTTGCCGTAGGCctttctttgccggcggcctttttattctttgccggaggccttttctattctttgccggaggcctcTTCGTTTTTGCCGTCAGCAAAAGCCTTCTTTGCCGAAGGCCCAAAAAAAAGCCTCCAGCAAACTGGGAATTTCCCGTagtgtctcaagtttgttaaaatttggatgcatttagacatgacttggtgtatagatgcactcaaatttagtcaaaatttagacatcctttgttggatggagagagtatgtATATATTGACAACTAGATCAATTATAAAGCTTCTGTCAGCTAGATCAGCCCGGTTTTCCGTTGATTAACAGGGGCAattctatttttcttgatcAATGGATTGAGTTTTTGGGACTCCGgttcagaaaaataaacattttgtGAAAATGTTTTTAGCTGAtagaaaagttttttttaaaaaaatcctaCAAGTGTTTTTAGTACTACTCTACAAACTATAGAGACAGTAGTGAGACAAGGCCGTTTTAATTCATATTCAGTCTCGATAAACAGCAGTAGTATAGGTCGCGTAACACCCAAACACGTACGGATAAGAGTGAACAGTCTCAGAGTCTCGATCTTAGTACGACTCGTAGCTAGCAGCACATATGTGGCAGATAAGATAAACATGGACGGGACTGAGATATACGATCGACGCACATCAGGCGGTCTTGGGCTTGGGATCCTCGGTCTGGACGttgttctccttcttctccttcttgttGTTGAGCTCGGTCTGGACGTTGATCTCCTTCTTCTCGATCTTGTCCTTGGTCTCCTCCGGCATCTCCTGACGAGCTACAGGGTCCTCAACATCGATCTCATCCAGCGTAGGAGCTGTGTGCTTGCTGGTCAATCAGGGGATCGTTCAGCTCATCCCTGGGCGCCGGCTGCCCCATCATGCAGCAAGCGAGATGTAACACAAGGAGCACCAGGGAGGCCAGAGCCGTGATTAAACCAGCAACCTGCATCATCCACGGAGGACACCAACtcattagctagctagcagatTACTTGGGCCacaggctagctagctgggtTAAATTTGCGTGCATTAATTGCTTCTGAGGAATCAGCAGAGCAAGATTAATAGTTTAGTCTTCCGCTGGCTATAACCGTGtgcaaaattttatttttgatttGAAAATTTGAGGCTCAAACAAAAATGTCATTTTTGTGCCCATCGTTTGCCCAATGAATCTAAAATTGTAATAGTAGGTTGAGAACACGATTTTTATTTCTCCATTTTTCACAACGTTTTGTACTAAAAATTGTTAGTTGACTCTGTCAAAATCTACCACGTATGTGAAAACCATCTTTTGACTCGGCGAGGGGGCAATTTAAACGGTATAAACAGTCGGATGTTGTGTTCTAGCAAGTATTGGACCCGAGAGAAAActccgtactccctccgtccagaattaagtgtcgcaattttgtctagatagatatacatgtatctagacacgttTTGGTATCTAGACGAAGTTGCGACACTAAATACCGCACTGACGGAGTACTTAGTTTAGGATTGCAATAGCTACCACTAATGATATCCGTGACCTCTTTTTAATCAAGCTTGCGGTTGGCAGCCCGATCCACGGTCGAGAGACCTCTTTTTAATAAGtctcggaggaggagaccGATCCCAACACCAGCTGCACACCGGCCGGCCCAAGTATATGTACTTACATGCATCAAGATTCAGGATAAGCTAGCTACAGATCATC
This is a stretch of genomic DNA from Brachypodium distachyon strain Bd21 chromosome 1, Brachypodium_distachyon_v3.0, whole genome shotgun sequence. It encodes these proteins:
- the LOC100846744 gene encoding uncharacterized protein LOC100846744, with protein sequence MRTGRQQRGVEAGREQRRAAAASGEMQPGAARGGVQRPRDAAGGSARRGEAAGEGKQHAKRIDLESASTEVIVREAKLLEQKAEESMERVRKESEKVPLIMKDV